A region from the Lycium barbarum isolate Lr01 chromosome 8, ASM1917538v2, whole genome shotgun sequence genome encodes:
- the LOC132606931 gene encoding GDSL esterase/lipase At5g03820-like — translation MRFLKCVIFLVIVFYVVNGDPLVPALNIFGDSVVDVGNNNNLTTLIKANFLPYGRDFVTHRPTGRFCNGKLATDFTAEYLGFTTYPPAYLSPEARGRNILTGVNFASAASGYYERTPQLYRALTLAQQLEYYRDWQGKVVNLVGRAQANNIISGGIHLLSAGSSDFIQNYYINPMFNRIVSPDRFSDMLMQSYTTFVQNLYSMGVRKIGVTTLPPTGCLPAAITLFGRGSNQCVARLNQDAVFFNSKLNRTSDNLRSRLPGLKLVVFDIYQPLFDMITKPADSGFFESRRACCGTGTIETSFLCNVRSIGTCSNATQYVFWDGFHPSEAANEKLAQSLLEQGFDLIS, via the exons atgaGGTTCTTGAAATGTGTTATTTTTCTTGTTATAGTTTTTTATGTAGTGAATGGGGATCCTCTTGTTCCAGCATTGAACATTTTTGGTGACTCTGTAGTTGATGTTGGAAATAATAACAATTTAACTACTCTCATCAAGGCAAATTTTCTTCCTTATGGAAGAGATTTTGTTACACATAGACCCACCGGAAGGTTCTGCAATGGAAAGCTGGCCACTGACTTCACTG CTGAATATCTTGGGTTCACTACCTACCCACCAGCTTACCTTAGCCCAGAGGCTAGAGGGAGAAATATACTCACTGGTGTCAACTTTGCCTCTGCTGCTTCCGGTTATTATGAAAGGACTCCTCAGCTTTAT CGTGCACTTACCTTGGCACAGCAGCTAGAATATTACAGGGATTGGCAAGGAAAGGTAGTGAATTTAGTGGGGAGGGCCCAAGCTAATAACATAATCTCAGGAGGAATCCATCTATTAAGTGCAGGGAGCAGTGATTTTATTCAAAACTATTATATTAATCCAATGTTCAACAGGATCGTCTCACCTGATCGGTTTTCGGACATGCTTATGCAGTCTTATACTACATTTGTTCAG AACCTCTATAGTATGGGAGTAAGGAAAATCGGAGTCACAACTCTGCCACCAACGGGTTGTTTGCCAGCAGCCATTACTTTGTTTGGTAGAGGAAGCAATCAATGTGTTGCTAGATTGAACCAAGATGCTGTTTTCTTCAACAGCAAGCTCAACAGGACATCAGATAATTTGAGGAGCAGGCTTCCAGGACTCAAACTTGTTGTCTTCGACATCTATCAGCCTCTTTTCGATATGATCACTAAACCAGCAGATAGCG GATTCTTTGAATCAAGGAGAGCTTGTTGTGGGACTGGTACGATAGAAACATCATTCCTTTGCAATGTCAGGTCAATAGGGACATGCTCCAATGCCACACAGTACGTCTTTTGGGACGGATTCCATCCCTCTGAAGCAGCTAATGAGAAATTAGCTCAAAGTCTGCTGGAGCAGGGCTTTGATCTCATCTCTTAA